In Zingiber officinale cultivar Zhangliang chromosome 1A, Zo_v1.1, whole genome shotgun sequence, a genomic segment contains:
- the LOC122038248 gene encoding receptor kinase-like protein Xa21, with protein MFEGEIPSDIYSLPKLQDLNIWHNNLSGRIPPEIGNLSSLTILSLAGNKFRGSIPSEIGNLSSLVELYLSSNQLSGSIPSSMGNLGRLTILYLHFNNLNGTIPLEIGNLVNMQVLVLGGNHLSGIIPKSLGFLKNLDTLILSGNQLEATSFAEWSFIDALSNCTHLRILEANANNLGGMFPKSIGNLSKNLQGLNFFQNQITGSLPAEIGNLNLSAIIMQSNRLSGTIPKELGSINRLEKIRLGDNFLTGEIPVDLGNLTKLSTLVLDNNKLYGPIPTSLGNCPLISLRLSTNNISGSIPKEILSILSLSIIFNVSNNSLTGTLPLDIGKLNNVVTIDVSNNSLSGDLPSTILECQVLQYLYMQNNLFQGSIPHSFSELKGLQVLDISRNKLTGRIPLFNTMSFLNLSNNNFEGEVPVSGVFQNFTAFSVSGNSQLCGGLPELSLPSCTSKSKRLTKKFIVVISISGVFFCFMLLVCLFAICRWLQKSRGFSDVDSHIMEQYRMVTFAELFRATEGFSPANLIGKGSFASVYKGKIDWEGHEEIAVKVLNLHQKGASRSFMSECEALRNIKHRNLIKILTSCSGIDFQENDFKALVFEFLPNGSLENWIYPKADEATLQRLSLNQRLNISIDVASALTYLHHHGETPMIHCDLKPSNVLLDHNMVAHVSDFGLSKFLVKTASSSSLRQTNSATLKGTIGYVAPEYGMTTKVSAEGDVYSFGILLLEMFTGKGPTSDTFKEGINLHKFVEMALPTRIAEIIDPYLLMEMEESSGTDVSTDESKMRMLECSTSVFRVGILCSKESPKYRPRMEDAMNELINIKDAFLRLAV; from the exons ATGTTTGAAGGAGAGATCCCAAGTGATATCTATTCCCTCCCAAAGCTTCAGGACCTCAACATATGGCATAATAATCTCAGCGGAAGAATTCCTCCTGAGATTGGGAACCTTTCAAGCTTGACAATACTTTCATTAGCTGGCAACAAATTCAGAGGCTCGATTCCTTCTGAAATAGGTAACCTTTCATCCCTTGTTGAGCTTTACCTGTCAAGTAATCAACTTTCAGGTAGCATCCCGTCCAGCATGGGCAATCTTGGCAGACTAACTATACTTTATCTGCATTTCAACAATCTCAACGGCACTATCCCACTAGAGATTGGGAATCTTGTCAATATGCAAGTTCTAGTGCTGGGCGGCAACCATCTTTCTGGGATCATTCCTAAAAGCTTGGGCTTCTTGAAAAATCTAGATACGCTTATTCTTAGTGGTAATCAGCTAGAAGCAACAAGTTTTGCTGAGTGGAGTTTTATTGATGCTTTAAGCAACTGCACCCACCTCAGAATTTTGGAAGCGAACGCCAATAATCTAGGTGGCATGTTCCCCAAATCCATAGGTAATTTGTCAAAAAATCTCCAAGGGCTTAACTTCTTTCAAAACCAAATTACTGGAAGCCTTCCTGCAGAAATTGGAAATCTTAACTTATCAGCAATTATTATGCAGTCCAACCGACTCAGTGGTACCATTCCTAAAGAACTTGGAAGCATCAACAGGTTAGAAAAAATAAGGCTGGGTGACAACTTCCTGACTGGAGAAATCCCTGTAGATCTTGGCAACCTTACCAAATTGTCTACCTTAGTCCTCGACAACAATAAATTGTATGGTCCGATACCTACTAGCCTTGGGAATTGCCCGTTAATTAGCTTAAGGCTTTCAACCAACAACATAAGTGGTAGCATACCAAAAGAAATCCTCTCTATCCTCTCCCTCTCCATCATCTTCAATGTTTCAAACAATTCTTTGACAGGAACACTGCCTTTAGATATTGGAAAGTTGAACAACGTCGTAACCATAGATGTCTCAAATAACAGTCTGTCTGGTGACTTGCCTAGCACAATCCTTGAATGTCAAGTGCTGCAGTATCTTTACATGCAAAATAACCTTTTCCAGGGATCAATTCCGCATTCATTCAGTGAATTAAAAGGCCTTCAAGTGTTGGACATTTCACGCAACAAATTAACTGGGCGCATCCCATTATTTAACACTatgtcttttcttaatctctccaACAACAATTTTGAAGGGGAAGTACCAGTAAGTGGGGTTTTCCAAAATTTTACTGCATTTTCAGTGTCAGGAAACAGTCAACTTTGTGGAGGCCTCCCAGAGCTCAGCTTGCCATCATGCACCTCGAAGAGCAAACGTCTAACCAAAAAGTTTATTGTAGTCATTTCAATATCGGGAGTGTTTTTTTGCTTCATGCTTCTTGTCTGCCTGTTTGCAATTTGCCGTTGGCTTCAAAAGTCAAGAGGCTTTTCTGATGTCGACTCACACATCATGGAGCAATATCGGATGGTCACTTTTGCTGAGCTGTTCAGAGCCACAGAAGGATTCTCACCTGCGAATCTAATTGGCAAGGGAAGCTTTGCATCTGTATACAAAGGGAAAATAGATTGGGAAGGCCATGAGGAAATTGCAGTGAAGGTACTCAACCTCCACCAAAAAGGGGCTTCAAGAAGCTTCATGTCCGAATGTGAAGCTTTAAGAAATATCAAGCATCGAAatctcattaaaattttaacatcaTGTTCTGGTATTGACTTCCAAGAGAATGATTTCAAAGCTTTAGTGTTTGAATTTTTACCAAATGGCAGTCTGGAGAATTGGATCTATCCTAAAGCCGATGAGGCCACACTACAAAGGTTAAGTCTCAACCAAAGATTGAACATATCTATAGATGTGGCTTCAGCTTTAACATACCTCCATCATCATGGCGAGACCCCTATGATCCATTGTGATCTGAAACCAAGCAATGTCCTTTTGGATCATAACATGGTTGCACATGTGAGTGACTTTGGATTGTCCAAGTTTCTTGTCAAAACTGCAAGTTCATCAAGCCTAAGACAGACAAATTCAGCCACATTGAAAGGGACCATAGGATATGTTGCTCCAG AATATGGTATGACCACTAAAGTTTCAGCTGAAGGGGATGTATACAGCTTCGGAATACTTCTACTGGAGATGTTTACTGGAAAGGGGCCTACTAGTGATACCTTCAAAGAAGGAATTAACCTCCACAAATTTGTTGAAATGGCACTTCCTACTCGAATCGCTGAGATAATAGACCCATACCTCTTGATGGAGATGGAAGAATCCAGTGGCACTGATGTATCAACAGATGAATCAAAAATGAGAATGCTAGAGTGCTCTACTTCAGTGTTTAGAGTTGGCATTTTGTGCTCCAAGGAATCACCAAAATATCGACCGCGTATGGAAGATGCCATGAACGAATTAATCAACATCAAAGATGCATTTCTAAGGTTGGCTGTTTAA